The following DNA comes from Brassica oleracea var. oleracea cultivar TO1000 chromosome C5, BOL, whole genome shotgun sequence.
TTTCTCTGTTTTTTAGTACTTTGTTTATAAATGTAATGCGTCTCTCTATGGCAGGTGTTGATAATCATGATGCTTATGTGATTATCTTTGCTTAAGTATTATAGTCTTTTGTGTGGCTATGGGGAAACAATTGTGTGGCTTGCCTTTACTGCTTCTGGTTCTGCTTTTATCCTCTATTGATGGAACAACACAGCTTCAATCATCTCAATCTCAAACCCTTTTGAGGCTTCAACAGCTTCTCTACTACCCCAAAGTCTTAACCAGCTGGAACAACTTCACAGACTTCTGCAACTCCGAACCAAACTCCTCCCTAACCGTTGTATGCTACGAAGATAGTATAACGCAGCTTCACATCACAGGAGACAGAAGAGGCCACATGTTACCAAAGAGTTTCTCAATAGACTCGTTTGTCACTACTCTTGCTAAGCTCCCTGATGTCAAAGTCCTCACCCTTGTCTCCCTCGGTTTATGGGGTCGGTTGCCTGATAAAATAAACCGTTTGTCCTCATTAGAGATTCTCAATGTGAGTTCTAACTTCCTCTTTGGACCTGTACCACATGAACTGTCCTCGCTTGCTAGCCTTCAGACCCTTATACTCGATGAGAATATGTTCTCTGGTCTTGTACCGGATTGGATTGGTTCTTTACCGAGTTTAGCTGTGCTGAGTCTAAGAAAAAATGCATTCAACGGATCTTTACCTTCTTCGCTGAGTACCTTGTCAGGTCTTAGAGTTCTTTCTCTAGCTAATAACCGGTTTAGTGGAGCTTTACCTGATCTAAGCCGTTTGACAAACCTTCAAGTGCTTGATCTTGAATCAAACTCATTCGGACCGATGTTTCCTAGGTTAAGTCACAAGTTGGTGACTCTTATACTCAGCAAGAACATGTTTAGATCCGCAGTATCATCTCAAGAAGTGACTTCTTTCTATCAGCTTCAACATTTTGATCTTTCATTCAACACATTCGTTGGTCCTTTTCCTACTTCCTTGATGTCTCTCCCAGCAATAACTTACTTGAACATTTCACACAACAAACTCACCGGGCGGCTTTCGACAAATCTCTCTTGCAACTCACAGCTGATGTCTGTTGATCTATCATCTAATCTTCTTACCGGAAGCTTGCCTGATTGTCTTAAACCTAGCTCAGGAGTTAGCAGAGATGTTGTCTATGGAGGTAACTGTCTGGCTAATGCAAATGAAGACCAGCGTCCAGTTTCATTTTGTAGCAATGAAGCTCTCGCTGTTGGGATCATACCACAGAGGAGGAACAGAGTTAAATCCAAGTTGGGTGTTGCCTTAGGTGTAACAGGAGGCGTCCTAGGGTTGATTCTCCTCGCTGGTGCAGTGTTTGTAGTTCTTAGGAGAGTTAGTGCTAAGAGGAAAGCAACAGAAGCTTCTCCAAGATTTATCAAAGAGAATGTTTCAATGGGATACACATCAAAGCTACTCTCAGATGCAAGTAAGAAAAATATTGTTTCATATTATTGTCACACATTTTCACATATTGAGTTTTATTGGTTACTTTTGTAAGGGTATATATCTCAAACAATGAAGCTAGGAGCGCTTGGTCTTCCTTCTTACAGGACATTCTCACTGGAAGAGCTTGAGTATGCTACAAACAACTTTGAATCATCTGCTTTCATGGGTGAAGGTTCTCAAGGACAGGTAATAAACTTCAAGCTATCTTCTGTTTCCAAGTTCTGTTAGTGTGATTTTCTCATCTTTGGCCTTTTCAATTTAGATTTATAGAGGGAGGTTGAAGGATGGATCATTTGTGGCGATTAGATGTTTAAAAATGAAGAAAAGTTGCAGCACTCAGAACCTGATGCACCACATTGAGCTCATTGCTAAACTGAGGCACCGTCACTTGGTTAGTGTGCTGGGGCATTGTTTTGAGTGCTACTTAGATGATTCAACAGTCAGCAGAATGTTCTTCGTCTTTGAGTATGTGCCAAATGGTGAACTCAGGAGCTGGATCTCTGGTATGACACTGAAACATGATGTTGTAAGAACATATACAGAGAATAAAGATCATCATATTTGTCTTGTCTGTGTTCAGATGGGCATGTGGGAAGATTGCTTACTTGGGAGCAACGCATAAGTGTAGCGATTGGTGTAGCAAAAGGGATCCAGTTCTTGCATACTGGTATCGTCCCTGGTGTTTATGATAACAACTTGAGGATAACAGACGTTTTGCTTGACAGTAACCTCGCTGCAAAAATCAGTAGCTATAACCTTCCATTGCTTGTGGAAGGTCTTGGAAAGGTAAGTGATGTTAAAAGTCTAAATCTTGTTAGCTTCTTGAATCTGTTAGCTGAATGTGTTTTGCTTTTCTTTTTAAGGTGGGACAAGTTGTATCAAGAAAAGGAACTCCAAGGTGTGTAAACTCTTCTTGTCTTTTTCTTTTTTTATCTTAAACCAACTTGCATAGTTTAGTTTAATCCTCTGTGTCTTCTTATCAGCATCAAAGATGAAGATAAAGTAGATATCTATGACTTTGGAGTGATCTTGCTTGAACTTATAGTGGGAAGACCATTGAAAGCAAAGGGTCAAGTCGATGTTCTAAAAGAGCAGGTAACACCATTGGACATATAGCTAGAAACTATATCTCAATCATCTACTTTATAAACTTTATTCTTTTCCCATCAGTTACAAGCGAGCATCTCAGCGGATGATGGAGCGCGTAGGAGCATGGTGGATCCAGCGGTCCACAGAACTTGTTCAGACCAATCACTCAAGACAATGATGGAGATATGTGTAAGGTGTCTCCTCAAAGACCCTCTAGAACGGCCTTCCATTGAAGATGTTCTTTGGAATCTTCAGTTTGCTTCTCAAGTCCAAGAAGGTTGGCTACATAACAGCAATCCTCCTAGCATTCGCGGCTCGCCTTCTCCTGCAGCTTCCTCTCGTTTGCACGTAACAACACTCGAATTACCACGAGACTCAGGTATAGTTTTAAATATGAGAGCTGAGATTGAATGAGTTTCTTGATCTGAGATTCTTATTGTGCTCGCGTGTGGCTGTAAATTGCAGGATATGAAGAGCATGAGAGGTAGAGGAGACGATGAGTTTTTGTTTGGTCTATTGTGAGAGGAACCGAACCTAACTTCCATCAATATCTATTAGACAATCATAGTTTCTTGTTTTCAAAATATTCTCTGTTGTTGTTGCTAATGATCAAAGCTGTTAAGAGTACATTAGTACTTACTCAAAAACCAATAATCTGTCAGAACTCTAATTCTGACATAAGTATAAATAGAGACAAAGATCAGGTGTTCTCGCAAGGCAATGTTCCAAAACAGCAGGAACTACCACAAGAGCAATTCAACTTGTTCTCTGCGCTCTTCCCTGGAGTGAGACGTACATCTCCATAACTGAAACATAACTCCTCCCCTGCAACAATGTCCCTCGCTGCAAAGAAACATAGGCGAGGAAGCAAAGCCCCCGAGCTTCTCAGTAGGACGGTGGATAGATTCCCGCCGTCGCAAGAATGGTTAATGAATCTAGCAACGTTACCGATGCTTGTGGCGTCGATGTTTATTCTCAAGCAAGCTTGTCCTGAAGGAAGGTGCTCGCGTATGACTAGGAGAGCTGAGGAGAAGGATTGTTGCGTTGACCTGAGTTTGTCGTAGACAGTTTGACGTCTACGTGCTTCAGCTGTTGTCAACAGCTCACCTATAAGATGAGAAAACGAAAACAACTTTATGCATAAACCGAAGGCTCTCTCAAGTGATGTACAAATGATCATTAGGACAGATCATAATAAACACATTAAAGTAAAAAAGATTTGCTGTTATAATCTAAAAGAGCTGAAACAAGAACACTACCAAAAGGTCTAATCATTCACTGTAATGTAAATGGAGACAACTATGATACAATGCTAACTCTCCTCTCACTGCACGCAGCTACATCTTCAAAGGCATATGCTTTCATTAGAAGAATAATTCAACTTATTGCAATAAGATCATTACATTATTCTGGAATCCAAATGTGTTATAGTATCTACTATCTAGGACGTTTTTGGAGTCACATGACTAATGCTAAGTTCTTCTAATCATGAGCTAACATTCAATTTTGTATGTAATGGGCTAATAAGTAATAAATAATGCTAATAATAATATACTCTTGAACTTAGTTTTCAAGTACTTCCAAGAATAAATCAACAATTGCAATAAAAGATCATTACACTATTATGGACACTCAGCTTCCAAGATAAAAAATCACAAATCAAAACAAAACTATTCTAAAAAATCCAAATTTTTTTTTTTTTCACACATTAAAAGTGTTACCTGCATATTCACAGATGAATTGGCCTTTCTTGATTAGCTGATCAGAGCACAAGCACCAACCTTTCTTCTCATCTCTAACAATCTTCAACCTAACCAAAACCCCCTTTTGAGTCACCCGGTTCGGACAATCCGACCCGCATCCACAACCCGACCCACACTCATTAGCTATCTCCGCGCCTGCCGCGAGTGATAAGCACTGGCAGTATCCTTCCTCACACCTCTCGCACTCGCATCCATACATACTCTCTCCAACCACATTCATCTCAAACTGACTCACCGGAGCATCGCTAGCTCCTCCTCCCCACCGCTGCCGCATCGGAGGAGAGGTGGCGGGGATCTGGAAAGGCGTGTAGGCGAAGTCAGCGTAGCGTTTGGAATCGACGGCGTTGAGGAACGGGACGGGGAGGCTCTCGAGGGAGCGTGCGGCGTCGAGGGATCGACGGAGAGTGATGGATCTGGAGACAAAGGTTAAGGCTTTAGAGGTTAGAGAGACAGCGGCGAGCTCTGGGGCGTTTAGCCACGGGAGAATCAACTCGGCGCATCGGAGAAACTGAGATTCTCCGAGAGGACGAGGCTTCTTCGGTAGTGACTGTTTCTCCATTCTCCAAAGCCTAAATTTTTCTTCGAGGGAGAAAAAAAAAACTAATTTTTCTTTTAAGACAATAGTTTAAAGTTGGCGACTTTATCATCCGACCGTTCAAACTCACCAGAAGCATCTGTCTGAGATATTAAAAAAAAAACTCATTTATAAAAAAAAATTGTTAAGATTAGCATTCAGAAAACTGTTGACAAAAAAAAACATTCACAAAACTTGTTATCCATGTATAGCTGCTATCCTCCTAGATTAAAAAAAAAAAATTATGTAAAAATAATTTAAAAATACAAATAATACAGTATGTTTATGTTTAGTTACAAATTTAAGCTAATTAATAATAATAATTAAAATATATTATTAAATAAAATATAATATACCAACACTATTTTACATTATAGCAAAATTGGTGGAATGGTGTCAATTTTAATATTTTGTTGGAGATGAAATTATAATAAATTTAGTGTCTTGGTGTTTTGAAGATTACCTTAGTTTATATATTACTGAAAATCTACTAAAACAATTTAAAGACTAAAAAAATTCATTTTGTGAAGAAAAGATAAAGATTTTGAATGTGATGCAGATGTAAAAAATGCAGATGAAAAATAAAATGCAGACTAAACATGATAAATACAGATCAATAATCTGCGGATTAAATGCAAAACAATTGTCCAGCCATTTTTTTTTCTTTATTGCAGATCAGATAATTTAACAATAACACTAATCTGCATGCAGTATATTTATTCTTATAATATATTTTTGTGTTCTGCATATTTTAAGATGAATGGGAAAAAAAATACAGTCCAATCTGCATCCTATAAAAACTGCATTTATTCTGCATGTGTTATGTGTTTCTTTCAAACCCTTTAACATTCACAAAACTTGTTTTCTATATATAGCAGCTATCCTCCTAGATTAGATACCATTATTGGGCACTCTAGCAAATGCCCCCATCATCAATCATCCAAGTTAAGTTAATTCAATCAAACAAAAGAATCTTTGTCTTGACAAAAACAAGAGAGACCAAACAAGAAAGAGAATATCTTTGGATTAAATCATTTAAAAAATCACAAACTTTTATCTGACATTCTTCAGGAATCTTTGTTTTCTACCTTTTCTCAAAAAGTTAGAATCGTGCACGCCTCTCAAAGTATCTCATATACCTCATCTGGATTGAGACATCTTTCAAGGTTTGTTGGAAAAACCAATTCCTCGTGGAGTCTTTTTTTTTTGGCTGACATGAACGAGAACGGTGGTTCAAGCAAAAAGTGTTCATGGGGTTTCAATAGTCTTGTAAGAAGGAAACAAGTTGATTCTGTTCATCTCAAAAACGACCATGGACATCATCATCATCAGCTTGCCAAGAAACTAACAGCCTTTGATCTTGTCGCTATTGGTAATGAAACTTTTCTCCCGAACCAACCAGCATTTTGTGTTCCTAACGATGTTTTTGATTGTGTTCCTTAATTTTTCAAAGGAGTTGGAACAACAATAGGAGCAGGAGTGTACATTCTCGTGGGAACAGTAGCTAGAGAACACACAGGACCTGCTCTTGCTGTATCATTCTTCATCGCTGGAGTAGCAGCTGCTCTCTCCGCTTGTTGCTACGCTGAGCTTGCTTCTCGTTGTCCATCTGCTGGCAGTGCTTATCATTATGCATACATATGCCTTGGAGAAGGGTATGGACTAAATGGATTTTAATGGTAGAAGATCTGCTTAAAGCTGAGACTCTCTTGTTGTTGATTCATAGGATTGCTTGGTTGGTTGGTTGGGCACTGGTGTTGGATTATACTATTGGTGGATCAGCCATTGCACGTGGCATATCTCCAAATCTGGTAGTTTCCTTTTGAGTTATATATGTATTCCTGGTTTCTTGTTGATTTAATTTTGATTGATGTTTTTGTTTAGGCATCCTTTTTTGGAGGGTTAGACAAACTTCCTGTGTTCTTAGCTCGACAAACCATACCCGGACTTGGTATTGTGGTTGATCCATGTGCAGCATTGTTGATTATGATTGTTACAATACTACTATGCTTTGGGATAAAGGAGGTACTTACATTTCAAGACTTTGTAATGAGATTCATTTCAGGACTATTAGATAGTTTAACAGTATTATTGTTCATGACAGAGCTCATTAGTACAAGCAATTGTAACATCAGTGAATGTTTGCACGTTGGTTTTCATAATAGTAGTTGGTGGATATACAGCTTTCAAGACCGGTTGGGTTGGATATGATCTTTCCACTGGGTAATTAGCTTATTCTTCCATTGAGTTTATTCTTCCTATTCTTCCATAGAGCTTAGTTTAGTGTCAAATTATTGTTTTAAAGGTCAATGTTATGATTCTTGTCTTCACAGGTTTTTTCCTTTTGGATTAAATGGGATACTCGCCGGAGCTGCGGTAGTATTCTTCTCATACATTGGATTTGATACAGTGACTAGCACAGCTGAAGAGGTATACAGTCTATTGAATAATAGAACTCATTTTAAAGATTCTGTATAGAACTAAGGATGTTTGGTCTTATAATTCCGCTAATTTTCTCTGTTAAGCTCTTAAACTTTTGGTAATTGCCACAACAGGTTAAAAATCCTCAAAGGGATCTTCCATTGGGCATTGGGATTGCATTACTGATATGCTGCGTTTTATATATGCTTTTATCAGTAGTTATCGTTGGGTTGGTCCCTTACTATACTTTGGATCCTGATACTCCTATCTCCTCTGCATTTGGAGACAGTGGGATGCAATGGGCAGCGTAAGCATGATACATCTCTTGAGACTCAAATCGCTTCACTTGATGAGAGTGAATATAACATATAATTCGCATATGTTTCAGGTACATCTTAACTACTGGAGCAATAACTGCTCTATGCGCTAGTTTGTTGGGTTCACTTTTGGCTCAGGTACTAACCAATTCTTATTGTTCTAAGAACCCCCAAGTTCAAACTTTGCCAATGCTAGTATTCATGTGGGTTCATGGTAATGCACACATGTAATTTTGATAGTGCTCTTTTATCAGCCACGGATCTTCATGGCAATGGCTAGGGACGGATTGTTGCCAGCTTTCTTTGCAGAAATTGACCCACGAACTCAAGTACCGGTGAAAAACACAATAGTAATTGGTGTGCTGGCCGCTTCACTGGCATTTTTCATGGATGTTTCACAGTTATCCGAGATGGTAAACTTATCTTTGCCTTTATTACAAGTAGAGGTTTCATTGATTAGTAAAGTATTGATATTTGAGTTGAAACTCACTTCTATTATGATAAAGATTCTTCTCTTTGTAACTCACACTGATATTCATTCATCAGGTTAGTGTAGGCACGCTGGTGGCTTTCACTGCTGTAGCAGTATGTGTGCTAGTTCTCAGATATGTACCACCATATGGTGTTCCCCTACCATCCTCCTCTCAAACATGGACTGATAAAAATGAAAGTAGGCTGCAAACTGAACGTTTTCTTGTGAATGATGCTATAGAATCATCTGATTCTCCTCTACTTGGCGCTCGAGGTACTAATATGCGCTAATTCATGTGGTTACCCCTTTGTCTATGGTATATTAAGATGAGCCTGTAATAAAATGTGCTCAATCTTTACTGTCTTATTCATTGAACAGATGAAAAGTACTTTGGAAAGAGAAGAAAAATTGCTGCCTGGAGTATAGTTCTTGTGTGCATAGGTGTCTTAGGCCTTTCTTCAGCAGCTTCTGCTGAGCGTCTTCCAAGGTCGGTTCATCATCTGATATCATATGTCTGTGTAGTTGAGTCTTCACTATTTCTAAACAAGTATATTTAATTTAGTTGTTGAAAGATCTACATGTTTTTTATATTTTATATGGTTCATATCCTCTAATGGGTTTTATTTTTTGAACTTGACAGTTTACCTCGGTTCACTATGTGTGGTGTCAGTGCAGCCATCTTACTTGGCAGTTTGATTACTCTTGGTTGCATCGATGAGGATGATGAAAGGCACAACTTTGGACACCAAGGAGGTAATATCTGAGGGCTTATGCCTTTTGTTTCCTATTCATAAAGCACAAAAAAAAACTGAGAAATTGAACTTTGGTTGGTGCCTCACTCTATTTGATTTCATTTTCAGGGTTTCTCTGCCCATTTGTCCCATACCTTCCTGTTCTCTGCATTTTGATCAACACCTACTTGATCATCAACATTGGGTGAGTGAGTTTGATTGACCATCATGAATATGTATGAATCAGTTTTGGATTTTTCTAAACCACTGTTGGTATTTGTAATGGCAGAGTTGGGACATGGATCAGGGTCTTGATATGGCTGCTTGTTGGAAGCATGATCTATCTCTTCTATGGCCGGTCTCACAGCTTACTGAACAATGCAGGCTATGTTCCAACGACTTGTACAGGGAAAACAACAGATCATCATCCTTGAGATCGGTGATTCATAGCAAAGCTGAAGGGGCTCGAGCTCAAGCTTTGTTGTTGCTGAAGTAGCATTTAAAGAAAGTTAAAATGGCATTTGAAGAGAGTTACACGGATGGCACGAGAGTAAAAGCATGCCAAGATATACAGCATTTCATGTACATTGTTAGTCATTCTAAATGTACATCTCTTATAATGCCAATATCATCTTTTCCGTTTCCAAATTATATATATTTTCTAGCCACTCTTGAAAATGCCAAGTCAAGCAACTTGCTTGAAACATCATTAGGAAAAGTGCAGATAGGTGTGTAAGATTTAGACATACACAATAAAACACTTGACAAAAGTCATCTGAATATGTTTTAGTCAATAATATTAAAATACAAGATAACCTAAAGGAGCAGTATAATGAGTTTGAAAGAGAAGACAACAAAAACAAAGAAAGAATGTAATGACTGATAACCTCCCAACATATGTTGCCTACAAAATGTTAATACTCCTACTTGTCTCACATCTTTCCAGCTCCCAAACAAAAACAAGAATCAAGACTATTCAAGTCTCACCTGTGATTCCGTTGGAAGAAACTCTCCTCCTTTCGTAATGAGTCTTCACAAGAAACATATACAAGCACTGATCATGTTTGCATTCGCTAGCTGATTGTAGCTTCACCATTGACTAAGCCGCCTCTATCTTCTTCGTTGCTACTGCTATTGCTTTTCATTGGCATGTCACCAGCGGCTGATCTCCTGACATCTTTCTTCTTCAAGACTAGTTCATCCCCAGATGCAACTTTTGATGCTGCACGGTCCTTGGATGAAGTATTTACATATTTCCTTGGTGAACCCTTGTCCTTGTTAGAATCACCCGTCGGAGGTGGTTTCTGACTGTCTTTGCCCGTCTCAGATTCCGGAAGTAAAGCTCTTACACTAAGCCGAAGCTGACCTTTTTCGTTCACCTGCATTATTATCAACGTTTCTTTGTTCAAACAACTCCTTTCCAATTTAGTTATAATGTCTCTATGAGTTAAAGAGACGCAAAGAACTCGCTGACCTCTATTAGTTTGACATCAATGCGGTCTCCTATTTTATAGGCCTGAGAGGACAAGATTAATAGGGAAAGAGCGTAAGTCAAAGCCTAAATAAAGAAGAAAGTAATGGACCAATGGGTTACGCTCACATCCTCAGGTTTAGCAAGCCATTCAGCACTCAGCTCACTGACATGGCAAAGTCCTTCTCTCCCAGGCGCAATCTCTACAAAGGCACCATAGGGAGCCATTGATTTGATTTCACAGTTCCTGGCAAAAAAGAAAGGTCAGATTCCAAATCCAAAGGTGAAGACAAGTATTGGATAGAGAGACTTACCTGTAGATATCGCCAAGAACTGGAACCATTGTCAATCCACTGATAATGGCTTTGGCCCTCTCCAGACTCGCCACATTGTTTGCCATAATTTTCACCTTTGACAAAGAAAAATGTTGAAAAAT
Coding sequences within:
- the LOC106295410 gene encoding cationic amino acid transporter 4, vacuolar-like, encoding MNENGGSSKKCSWGFNSLVRRKQVDSVHLKNDHGHHHHQLAKKLTAFDLVAIGVGTTIGAGVYILVGTVAREHTGPALAVSFFIAGVAAALSACCYAELASRCPSAGSAYHYAYICLGEGIAWLVGWALVLDYTIGGSAIARGISPNLASFFGGLDKLPVFLARQTIPGLGIVVDPCAALLIMIVTILLCFGIKESSLVQAIVTSVNVCTLVFIIVVGGYTAFKTGWVGYDLSTGFFPFGLNGILAGAAVVFFSYIGFDTVTSTAEEVKNPQRDLPLGIGIALLICCVLYMLLSVVIVGLVPYYTLDPDTPISSAFGDSGMQWAAYILTTGAITALCASLLGSLLAQPRIFMAMARDGLLPAFFAEIDPRTQVPVKNTIVIGVLAASLAFFMDVSQLSEMVSVGTLVAFTAVAVCVLVLRYVPPYGVPLPSSSQTWTDKNESRLQTERFLVNDAIESSDSPLLGARDEKYFGKRRKIAAWSIVLVCIGVLGLSSAASAERLPSLPRFTMCGVSAAILLGSLITLGCIDEDDERHNFGHQGGFLCPFVPYLPVLCILINTYLIINIGVGTWIRVLIWLLVGSMIYLFYGRSHSLLNNAGYVPTTCTGKTTDHHP
- the LOC106295241 gene encoding probable inactive leucine-rich repeat receptor-like protein kinase At3g03770, producing the protein MGKQLCGLPLLLLVLLLSSIDGTTQLQSSQSQTLLRLQQLLYYPKVLTSWNNFTDFCNSEPNSSLTVVCYEDSITQLHITGDRRGHMLPKSFSIDSFVTTLAKLPDVKVLTLVSLGLWGRLPDKINRLSSLEILNVSSNFLFGPVPHELSSLASLQTLILDENMFSGLVPDWIGSLPSLAVLSLRKNAFNGSLPSSLSTLSGLRVLSLANNRFSGALPDLSRLTNLQVLDLESNSFGPMFPRLSHKLVTLILSKNMFRSAVSSQEVTSFYQLQHFDLSFNTFVGPFPTSLMSLPAITYLNISHNKLTGRLSTNLSCNSQLMSVDLSSNLLTGSLPDCLKPSSGVSRDVVYGGNCLANANEDQRPVSFCSNEALAVGIIPQRRNRVKSKLGVALGVTGGVLGLILLAGAVFVVLRRVSAKRKATEASPRFIKENVSMGYTSKLLSDARYISQTMKLGALGLPSYRTFSLEELEYATNNFESSAFMGEGSQGQIYRGRLKDGSFVAIRCLKMKKSCSTQNLMHHIELIAKLRHRHLVSVLGHCFECYLDDSTVSRMFFVFEYVPNGELRSWISDGHVGRLLTWEQRISVAIGVAKGIQFLHTGIVPGVYDNNLRITDVLLDSNLAAKISSYNLPLLVEGLGKVGQVVSRKGTPSIKDEDKVDIYDFGVILLELIVGRPLKAKGQVDVLKEQLQASISADDGARRSMVDPAVHRTCSDQSLKTMMEICVRCLLKDPLERPSIEDVLWNLQFASQVQEGWLHNSNPPSIRGSPSPAASSRLHVTTLELPRDSGYEEHER
- the LOC106295242 gene encoding histone-lysine N-methyltransferase SUVR3, encoding MEKQSLPKKPRPLGESQFLRCAELILPWLNAPELAAVSLTSKALTFVSRSITLRRSLDAARSLESLPVPFLNAVDSKRYADFAYTPFQIPATSPPMRQRWGGGASDAPVSQFEMNVVGESMYGCECERCEEGYCQCLSLAAGAEIANECGSGCGCGSDCPNRVTQKGVLVRLKIVRDEKKGWCLCSDQLIKKGQFICEYAGELLTTAEARRRQTVYDKLRSTQQSFSSALLVIREHLPSGQACLRINIDATSIGNVARFINHSCDGGNLSTVLLRSSGALLPRLCFFAARDIVAGEELCFSYGDVRLTPGKSAENKLNCSCGSSCCFGTLPCENT